Within Dictyostelium discoideum AX4 chromosome 4 chromosome, whole genome shotgun sequence, the genomic segment TTTTCATTTTTGGCTAtcttctatttttttttatattttttttattttttttatttttttgattactCACATTAAGATTATatacaatcaaaaaaagaaatttcgTTTGTGTGTCGATTTTGgattctttttcaaaaaaaaaaaaaaaaaaaaaacaaggtttattttataacttaattttaaaatttaaatatctgggttaaaaaaaaataaaaaattaaaaaatataaaactagaaaaaaaaactaaaaaactaaaaaactaaataataaaaatagaaaaaggaaaaaataaaatagatcaaaagaaattattttaaaaaaaataaaaaaaaggtataaaaaaagtggaaaaatgaaaaaattatatcAGTAGTTTTATAAGACCTTTGAGgtataagttttttttttttttttttctgtttaaaaaaaaaaaataaaactaaaaaaaggaaaatattGGAATCCTTTGGTATAAgttccaaaataaaaaaaaaaaaaaaaaaaaattgcttTTGGAATATTccaaccttttttttttttttcaaattttttttttttttttttttttaattttaatttttcacactttattattaatttctttttttttatttttttttattttttttttatttttttttattcatttattatttttttttattttttttttttccttattattaataaaaactaaaattttttttttttatttttttattttttatattttcatacaaaaataaataaacaaataaacaaataaataaataaataaataaataaataaataaataaaaaaataaaaaataaatgtcaAATCCATTAAATTCCTCTTTGGCAGAAGAGGAGGAGGGCGAATTTGTGTCACCCTTTGCAAGAagtgataatataaataccaccaccaccactacaacTACATCAAATACATTATCATACCCAACTGAAGAGAAGCAAGAGGAacaatcatcaccatcatcacaacaacaagaacaaccaACACAACCACAAAAaccaaagaaaaagaaaccaGCACAACCAAAAACAGATACAGATACATCAACAACTACTGAACCAGTTGCACCACCAGTAGCATCAAAGAAACCGGAATGGGTACCTGATAACTCTTCAAATAAATGTGAAATGTGTAGTTCAACCTTTACATTCCTTAATAGAAgtatttatctatttttactatagtacaatttttaaaaaaaatctaaattcTAACactatataattttattattatttttacaatcaGGACATCATTGTAGAAGATGTGGACATTTATTTTGTGGAGATTGTTGTTCATTAAATACATCACTACCACAAGAATATGGATATACTGAAAGAGTTAAAGTTTGTTCAAAATGTTTTACAACTACAATTAACGAGAGAGCATTGGAAGAAACAACCATCACAATGAATATTGGTGGTGTTAGTAAAGAGACTAAAGTTGTTTCAGGTGttcataaattattattatggaGAATGGGTGCACATGACGATGGAGAATTTAATAGAGATGTTTTTGATTCATATGAAAATCAACCATCAACCCCAATACCAGTATCAAGAGTGCAAGATCTTTATTTAGATGGAAATGATTTAGATGTTCAAGGTTGTACAGGATTTAGAGTTAGAGTTTATAATCCAGCTTTAGAACCAGGTGAAAAACCAACTACCTATCCAATTTTAGTaagtatttaatttatttaatttataaaagacaagtaaaaatttataaatattctaattattaatattattattattattaattgttatcTAATTAGATGTGGTTCCATTCTGGTGGTTTtgtatcaaaatcaattcaaactCCATCAGTTGATGGTTTATGTAGATTACTTTCAAATCAATCAGTAAGTTTATCAAAATCATATattgttaataattatacatattaatatgtttattttgttttatttatttttttttttaaaaaaaaaaagagatgtGTTGTAGTATCAGTTGATTATAGATTAGCACCAGAAAATATGTTTCCAGCAGCAGCTTTAGATTGTTTTGCAGCAACTTGTTGGGCAGTAAAGAAAGCAGCAACATTTGATGGTGATCCAACACGTATAGCAGTAGCAGGTGATAGTGTAGGAGGAAATTTAGCAGCAGCAGTAGCCTTAATGGCAAGAGATAAAGAGACACCAAGATTATGTGGTCAAGTTTTGGTTTGTccaattttagatttaaagaaaaacgAAGAGAAATATTATACACGTGTTGTACACAACGATGGTTATTTAATGCCGATGAGTTTTTTCAAATGGTTCTCTAGCAAATATTGCAGAGAGGCAGATATTGAAAATCCTTACGCATCACCTTTAAAGGCTGCCACTTCAACAAAGGCATTATGTGGTTTACCTGTAACTCATATGATCACCGCTGGTTTTGATCCATTTTGTGACGAAGGGGAactttatattaaaaaacttaGACAATCTGGCGTTAAGGTTTATCATACACGTTATACAAACTCACCACATGGATTCTTTGCAATTGGTTTGGATGAATCAAATGAAGCTTTAATGGAagtttcaataattttaaaatatatgtttggttctaaaaaataaaaataaaataaaaataaaaataaaaataaaaataaaaatattgctattataaataataatgtatgTTAACAAtcaatgaaataaaaaaaaaaaaaaaaaaaagataaaaaagaaaaagtaataaaaaatttttttaaaaaacaaagcAAATTATAGTTttctttatagttttattttattttctattaaataaactgaatttctttttctttgttgCAGTTACCGGGAATTGAAGAGGAGCCAAAGTAACATCAGAATGAGATACCtctcttttgattttaaaaggtTTGATAGTGACAACAAAAGTGGATCCACTAACTAAATCGACTACTGCATCATACCAACCATCACCGCATTTAACTTTACATTCATCACCTACTCTCGGTGGTTGTACATTTACAACAACTGATTCAACTTGTGGTACATTTGAATTGTTGAAAGAGAGACTAGAATTGGAACTTTGTTCATCTTCAATAATATCACTATCGTCATCATATTCATCACcactttcattattattattattattagtaaaaCTACTTATTggactattgttattaaaactatttgatccactatttaaattattattattattattattgttgttgttgttgttattgctattattattattattattattattattgttactatttgGATTTCTATCTAAAGATTGATTGAGTAATGAAAAACTTGGTGCAATTGGTTGTGATGATTTTCTATTTGGTGTAAATTGATCTGAATTTGATATCTTTCTTGACGGTGATGTTCCAAGTAcattgttaatattatttgtattaatattatttgtactattaatattatttgtattattattactgttactatttgtattattattattattattattattattattattattattattattattattattattattattattattattattattattattgtttacattattattatttaaagaatttaaactCTTATTTGAAGGTTCTTTTTGTAAAACTGGGATTGAAGTTTTCCCACTTcctttttgttttaaactATTATGACCACCTATTGTTACACTAGGATTTAAATGGTCCCCGTATGATAGTGCACCACTAAGTGATACTGGCTGGGTTATTGATAAGTGAGTTTTTTCACTTGAAGTTCTTAAATACATATCTACATTGGTATTGCTacctaaattattattattattattattattgttattgttattattattattagtgttattaatattattattagttaaattattttgatttgtgTACAAATGGAGATTACCACTAGATTGATAATAAGCTCCAAGGTTTTGATTTGATGCtggtgttgttgtggtagtagttgttgttgttgttatatttatattgttgttattgttattgttattgttattattattagtattattatcagaTTCCAATTCAAATTTAGTAGTTAATCTTGAATTctttgataatgaagatggtgaagatgatgctgtaacttttaaattcttttcaaaATGTTCATGAAGGAATAAATCATTGGTTGGTGAATGTTGATCATCATCTGATGGTGGATGAAAGAAATCGTTGGTTAGTATTGAAGATCCTCTTTCTTTGTTATTTGATACACCAGAGGTTGAAGCTGATGCAGAGGAATTACTTAGTGATGGTGAATGAATTTGATGAGTCGATATGATTTTTCCAGGTGCAGTGAGTGGTGCAGATGAAGAACGTGTGTGATTAGTGTATGGTGAACCACTGCCACCACTTCCCAAAAGATTACCTTGACTAGATTCTTTATTCAATAGCTCATTTGAACTATCCAATGaggattttgaatttaaggTTGCATTTGCTAGgattggtggtaatggtggtggtgttaaaCCTAATTTAATCATATATTCATCTCTTTCCGTTACCAATTGAGAAATCATATCCTTCATTACCTTCTTCTCTTTCATTGCACgtaaaaaatgtaatttcAATCTTTTGATTGTCTCTGTcatttctttcttttgtGACTCCAATTGTTGAATACGATCATGGTCGCTgccattattactattggtTGTATCATCATCTGACTCTACATCATAACCTTCAGCATAAGTGTTGATTGATAGTTTCGACCCACTTCCACTAGATTTAATTCTTGATGGTTCAGGTGATGATGCTGGTTGTGATTGAGATGGTTCATGAATGTGCTGTTTTATCCATGGATGCTCTAAAAGTTGTGATGCTGTTggtcttttatttatatctctAACAAAACATGCCAATAAAAAGTGTTTTAAGTCTGCTGATATATTATTTGGAATTGGTGGATGTGGATTATTAACCATTGCAAACATTGCTGGCATTGTTCCTAAATCCCAATATGGTGGATTACCCGTTAACATCTCTAATAATGTACAACCTAATGACCAAATATCACATGCTGTACTTCTTGCATTCATATCCATTTGTATAACTTCTGGTGCCactataaaatatattaaaaagaaaaaaataaaaaaaaaaacattattaatatttgacaCAATCTATTTTCACTACAagtcaattaatattattttttttaaaaaaaataaacatactCCAAAATGGTGTACCAACAACTGTTAATTTTCTATCGATCGCTGAATAAGTACATGAACCAAAATCTGCTAATTTAATTACACCTTCTTTTGTTATGAGAATATTATCGCTTTTTATGTCTCTATGAATTACACCTTTCTCATGAAGATATGCTAAACCTTTTAAAACTTGACTAAAGTATCTCGAGAGTAATGGTTCTTGAAAACAACCATATCTCTTGGCAATCTTTGCCAATGATCCACCCTCTATAAATTCCAATGCAAAATAAAGATATCTTGAGGTTTCGTATGATTCTATAAACTTTACAATGTTTGGATGTTGAAGTGTTTGCAATAATTTTATCTCTTGAATGATTGATGGTAATTGTTTCTCTGATATTATGGTTTTTTCAATCTGTTTAATTGCACAGAAATCACCTGTTTCTGCATTTAATGCTTTAAAAACTTTACCAAATGCACCTTTACCAACAGCTTCTCCAATttgctaaaaataaaaataaaaaaaaatttaaattttaattttgattttgttttttttttttttttttatttttttaataaaataacttTAGTATATTTCCATTGtatttaaaactataaatattagtaataCATACATATTTACTAAAAGAGTCCGTTTCTTTTATTGTGTCCATTTTAGTATATGTgcgtatttttatttttctatgttttttattattattattattgttattattattattatatacttttaatttttattttaataaattatttgttttgaaacatccaaaaaaaaaaaaaaaaaaactatatgtaatttttttccttttttttttttttttttctttattttattttattttattttattttattttttacaaaaatatatttaaaaaagtatttgAATCGGTTCCAATTGTAATCTATTTCGTTGTAATAGTGTAAAAAAATGGGGTCGCTTTCTTTTGTGAAGGTGatacaaatttatttgtatgtTTTTTGCTgagaattgaaaaaaaaaaaaaaaaaaaaaaaaaaagttaaaatttagttttttttttaaaattaaaaaaaaaaataaaaaaaaaaaaaaccaataaaaaaaaaaaaaacaataaaaaaaataaaaaaaaataaaaaaaaataaaaaaaaaaaaaatttttgatggATAGATGAGGGGTGTTTGGTGTTGCCAATTGTTTTggatataaaaattaaaaattttttacaaaCAAGCAAACAAGGGAAaggaataaattaaataaaaaaataaaataaaaataaaaccaaaaaaaaaaaattaatttaatagtacgaaaaatagtaataactcttattatttttactaaaaaTATTGGGGTAAAAatgtatatttttaaatttattaatatattttttttttttaaaattaataatacacaAAATAtggaaaataattaatttgatgtggctaataaatataaaatatttaattattttaaataaaattataaatttttttattttttattttttaaaaaaaccatGTAAATAGATTTGTTAACTTTCAtcactattttttaaaaaggaaaaaaaaaaaaaaaaaaaaaataataaaataaataaataaataaataaataaaattaaaataaaaattaaataatatattttttaaaaattacaataaaaaatgtaatgTACATACATTTCAgttaatgaaataaataaaattttatgaaaGAGTGAAAGtgtatcaataaaaaaaaaaaaaaaaaaaaaaaaattaagataaaaaattaataacaatattaaaaaaaaaaaaaaaaaaaaataatataaatgaaaaaaaaaaaaattctaaaaataattattacatATAATCTTAATACAGTGAAAATGTATTCGATTGTGACATGCAAAAATTTGTGAGTTTATTACCACCATACCTTAAAGGGTGATTACTCATGTGGAAAAAAAAGCAcctctttattttttttttttatttttttattttttttttaatattttttttaactatgTGGGAATTTTattcttaatttttattactattataattatttcaaatattaaaattatttttattaaaataaataataatag encodes:
- a CDS encoding hypothetical protein (Esterase HDE); this encodes MSNPLNSSLAEEEEGEFVSPFARSDNINTTTTTTTTSNTLSYPTEEKQEEQSSPSSQQQEQPTQPQKPKKKKPAQPKTDTDTSTTTEPVAPPVASKKPEWVPDNSSNKCEMCSSTFTFLNRRHHCRRCGHLFCGDCCSLNTSLPQEYGYTERVKVCSKCFTTTINERALEETTITMNIGGVSKETKVVSGVHKLLLWRMGAHDDGEFNRDVFDSYENQPSTPIPVSRVQDLYLDGNDLDVQGCTGFRVRVYNPALEPGEKPTTYPILMWFHSGGFVSKSIQTPSVDGLCRLLSNQSRCVVVSVDYRLAPENMFPAAALDCFAATCWAVKKAATFDGDPTRIAVAGDSVGGNLAAAVALMARDKETPRLCGQVLVCPILDLKKNEEKYYTRVVHNDGYLMPMSFFKWFSSKYCREADIENPYASPLKAATSTKALCGLPVTHMITAGFDPFCDEGELYIKKLRQSGVKVYHTRYTNSPHGFFAIGLDESNEALMEVSIILKYMFGSKK
- a CDS encoding protein kinase, STE group; translated protein: MDTIKETDSFSKYQIGEAVGKGAFGKVFKALNAETGDFCAIKQIEKTIISEKQLPSIIQEIKLLQTLQHPNIVKFIESYETSRYLYFALEFIEGGSLAKIAKRYGCFQEPLLSRYFSQVLKGLAYLHEKGVIHRDIKSDNILITKEGVIKLADFGSCTYSAIDRKLTVVGTPFWMAPEVIQMDMNARSTACDIWSLGCTLLEMLTGNPPYWDLGTMPAMFAMVNNPHPPIPNNISADLKHFLLACFVRDINKRPTASQLLEHPWIKQHIHEPSQSQPASSPEPSRIKSSGSGSKLSINTYAEGYDVESDDDTTNSNNGSDHDRIQQLESQKKEMTETIKRLKLHFLRAMKEKKVMKDMISQLVTERDEYMIKLGLTPPPLPPILANATLNSKSSLDSSNELLNKESSQGNLLGSGGSGSPYTNHTRSSSAPLTAPGKIISTHQIHSPSLSNSSASASTSGVSNNKERGSSILTNDFFHPPSDDDQHSPTNDLFLHEHFEKNLKVTASSSPSSLSKNSRLTTKFELESDNNTNNNNNNNNNNNNINITTTTTTTTTTPASNQNLGAYYQSSGNLHLYTNQNNLTNNNINNTNNNNNNNNNNNNNNNLGSNTNVDMYLRTSSEKTHLSITQPVSLSGALSYGDHLNPSVTIGGHNSLKQKGSGKTSIPVLQKEPSNKSLNSLNNNNVNNNNNNNNNNNNNNNNNNNNNNNNNNNNNTNSNSNNNTNNINSTNNINTNNINNVLGTSPSRKISNSDQFTPNRKSSQPIAPSFSLLNQSLDRNPNSNNNNNNNNNNSNNNNNNNNNNNNNLNSGSNSFNNNSPISSFTNNNNNNESGDEYDDDSDIIEDEQSSNSSLSFNNSNVPQVESVVVNVQPPRVGDECKVKCGDGWYDAVVDLVSGSTFVVTIKPFKIKREVSHSDVTLAPLQFPVTATKKKKFSLFNRK